The genomic stretch GCTGCTCCCCGACGCCGTGCTGCAGGCGGTGAGCTCCCGCGACGCCGGGCGCGCGCAGGCCTTCGCCGAGCAGTTCGGCTTCGCGTCCTGGTACGCCGACGGCGACGGCGGCACCGGCCTGGACCAGCTGCTGGCCGACCCGGAGGTCGAGGCGGTCTACGTCGCCACCCCGCACGCCCAGCACGCCGCGGTGGTGCGGGCGGCGCTGACCGCGGGCAAGCACGTGCTCTGCGAGAAGCCGCTCACCATCAACGCCCGCGAGGCCCGCGAGGTCGCCGAGCTGGCCCGGGACCGGGGGCTGTTCCTGATGGAGGCGGTGTGGACCCGCTTCCTGCCCGCGTTCCAGCGGGCGATGGCCATCGCCGCCTCCGGGGAGATCGGCACCGTGCAGTGGGTGGCCGCCGAGGTCGGCTTCCCCGCCCCCGCCGACCCGACCGCCCGGATCTGGGCCCGGGCCGACGGCGGCGGCTCGCTGCTCGACCTCGCCGTCTACCCGCTGCTGTGGGCGTGGGGCACCCTGGGCCGGCCCGCGGAGGTGACCGCCGTCGGCACGCTCAACGGCGAGGGCGTGGACGCCCAGGCCGCGCTGTCGCTGCAGTGGCCCACCTGTGCGCAGGCCCAGCTGACCACGTCGCTGCTGGCCCGCTCGCCGCACACCGCGCTGGTCTGCGGCACCGACGGCTGGATCCGCACCACCGGCGAGCACGCGGTGTACCGGCCCACCCGGCTGGACGTGCAGGCCGGCGAGGGCCCGCTGCGCACCGAGGAGTTCCCGCTGATCGGCTCGGGCTACCCGTGGGAGCTGCGCGAGGCCACCCGCTGCATCCAGGCCGGGCTCACCGAGAGCCCCACCATGCCGGTGGCCGACACCGTCGCGACGATGGAGCTGCTCGACGGCGTCCGTCGGCAGCTCGGGGTCAGCTACCCCAACGACGAGGTCTGAGCCCCGGGATCAGTGCAGGGCGGCGTCGGCCGGTCCGGTCGCCCACCGGCGGAACCGGACCACCAGGCCCGCCCGGGTCGGGGCGCAGCAGTACGGGCCGGCGCCCACCGGGACGCCGGGCGGGAAGGCGGCCACCCGGACCAGCCGGAACGGCTCGTCGTCGACCCGGGCCCGCACGGTCACCGCGTCGCCGGAGCGGCTGGCCCGCACGGTGACCGTGCGGCCGGCCCACTCCGGCACCGGCGACACCGACCAGTCCGAGCGGCCCAGGGTGACCACGGCGCCCAGCTGCGGGGCCCCGTCGGAGAACTCGACGCCGGCCTTGAGCCAGGTCTCGGCGCCGGCGCGCAGCACCAGCCCGGCCTGGTCGAACTGCTGGTCGTAGTCGACGTCGACGGTCACCTCGACCGCGCCCGGGTCGCCCAGCGGGGCCAGCAGCGCATGGGCGTCGTCGTGCACGAAGCCGTAGGAGGTGTGCCGCCAGGCGTCGCTGCCCTCGACGGCGGTGACGAGCAGGTCCGGGCCGTCGGTGGTCACGGCTGCCGGTGGGGCGGTCCAGCTGCCGGCCGACCAGGGCTGCGGTGTGGTCACCGGGCCAGTCCACCACGCCCGACGAGCCGTCCACCACCCGCACAGGGATGCGTGGGATGGTCGGGGCAGCCAGTGGCACACGCAGAGTCGATGGCCCACGCACAGTCGAGTTGGACGGGGAGCATGCCTGCGAACGACGTTCCACCACGCCGGCGACGGCGCGGACCCCGCGCAGCGATCGGGACGGTGCTGGGCCGGCTGGCGCAACGCCGGATCCGCGCGAAGGGCCTCGACGTCGCCTCGCTGACGTTCCTGCCCGAGGCCGCCCGGCTGCCCCTGCTGCGCACCGGCACCGACCCGGTGCCCGAGCTCGCCGAGCTGCGCGCCCGCTGCCCGGTGGAGCGGCTGGACCTGCCCTTCGGCTTCGCCGTCCACCTGGTGACCGGCTACGACCAGGCGCGCACCGTGCTCGCCGACCGCAGCTCCTACAGCAACGACATCCGGCACCTGTTCGGCGACGCCGGCCCCGGTTCGACCGCGGACGTCGGCGGCCTCGGCTTCACCGACCCGCCGCTGCACACCCGGCTGCGCAAGCTCGTGGCCCCGGAGTTCACCCGGCAGCGGCTGGCCGGGCTGGAGCCGGCGGTCGAGGCCACCGTGGCCCACCGGCTGGACGAGCTGGCCGCCGCGGGGTCGCCGGCCGACCTCGCCGAGCTGGTCTCCTGGCGGGTCCCGATGGACGTGATCTGCGACCTGCTCGGGCTCGACGACGCCGACCACGAGGCGTTCCTCCGGCTGGGCACCCAGCGGTTCGACGCCACCGGGG from Modestobacter roseus encodes the following:
- a CDS encoding Gfo/Idh/MocA family protein, which translates into the protein MTSPFIAVPALPADADPREATGRPVRWGVVATGSIAATVTADLALLPDAVLQAVSSRDAGRAQAFAEQFGFASWYADGDGGTGLDQLLADPEVEAVYVATPHAQHAAVVRAALTAGKHVLCEKPLTINAREAREVAELARDRGLFLMEAVWTRFLPAFQRAMAIAASGEIGTVQWVAAEVGFPAPADPTARIWARADGGGSLLDLAVYPLLWAWGTLGRPAEVTAVGTLNGEGVDAQAALSLQWPTCAQAQLTTSLLARSPHTALVCGTDGWIRTTGEHAVYRPTRLDVQAGEGPLRTEEFPLIGSGYPWELREATRCIQAGLTESPTMPVADTVATMELLDGVRRQLGVSYPNDEV
- a CDS encoding DUF1349 domain-containing protein — translated: MTTPQPWSAGSWTAPPAAVTTDGPDLLVTAVEGSDAWRHTSYGFVHDDAHALLAPLGDPGAVEVTVDVDYDQQFDQAGLVLRAGAETWLKAGVEFSDGAPQLGAVVTLGRSDWSVSPVPEWAGRTVTVRASRSGDAVTVRARVDDEPFRLVRVAAFPPGVPVGAGPYCCAPTRAGLVVRFRRWATGPADAALH